A single window of Fusobacterium periodonticum 1_1_41FAA DNA harbors:
- the ychF gene encoding redox-regulated ATPase YchF codes for MIGIGIVGLPNVGKSTLFNAITKAGAAEAANYPFCTIEPNVGMVTVPDERLNALAQIINPERIVPATVEFVDIAGLVKGASKGEGLGNKFLSNIRATSAICQVVRCFDDENVIHVSGQVDPINDIEVINTELIFADIETIEKAIEKHEKLARNKIKESVELMAVLPKVKKHLEEFKLLKTLDLTDEEKQVLKNYQLLTLKPMIFAANVAEDDLATGNKYVDLVKDYAEKIGSEVVIVSAKVEAELQEMDDESKKEFLETLGVKEAGLNRLIRAGFKLLGLQTYFTAGVKEVRAWTIRIGDTAPKAAGEIHTDFEKGFIRAKVVSYDDFIKYSGWKGSQENGVLRLEGKEYIVHDGDLMEFLFNV; via the coding sequence ATGATAGGTATAGGAATTGTAGGGCTACCTAATGTTGGAAAGTCTACATTATTTAATGCAATAACGAAGGCAGGAGCAGCAGAGGCAGCAAACTATCCTTTTTGTACAATAGAACCAAATGTTGGAATGGTGACTGTTCCAGATGAAAGATTAAATGCACTTGCACAAATTATAAACCCTGAAAGAATAGTTCCTGCAACTGTTGAATTCGTTGATATAGCAGGACTAGTAAAAGGAGCTTCAAAAGGGGAAGGTTTAGGAAATAAGTTTTTATCAAATATCAGAGCAACATCTGCTATATGTCAAGTTGTAAGATGTTTCGATGATGAAAATGTAATCCATGTAAGTGGTCAAGTAGACCCTATAAATGATATAGAAGTAATAAATACAGAGTTAATTTTTGCTGATATAGAAACTATTGAAAAAGCAATAGAAAAACATGAAAAATTAGCAAGAAATAAAATTAAAGAATCAGTAGAGCTTATGGCTGTTCTACCAAAAGTAAAAAAACACCTTGAAGAATTTAAACTTTTAAAAACTTTAGATTTAACTGATGAAGAAAAACAAGTTTTAAAAAACTATCAATTACTTACTTTAAAACCTATGATATTTGCAGCTAATGTTGCAGAAGATGATTTAGCAACTGGAAATAAATACGTAGATTTAGTAAAAGATTATGCAGAAAAAATTGGTTCAGAAGTTGTAATAGTTTCGGCTAAAGTTGAAGCTGAATTACAAGAAATGGATGATGAAAGCAAGAAAGAATTCTTAGAAACTTTAGGAGTTAAAGAAGCAGGACTTAATAGACTTATAAGAGCAGGATTTAAACTTTTAGGTCTACAAACATACTTTACAGCTGGTGTTAAAGAAGTTAGAGCTTGGACTATTAGAATAGGAGATACTGCTCCTAAAGCTGCTGGAGAAATACATACAGATTTTGAAAAAGGATTTATAAGAGCAAAAGTTGTTTCTTATGATGACTTCATTAAATATTCAGGTTGGAAAGGTTCTCAAGAAAATGGAGTTCTAAGACTTGAAGGAAAAGAATACATTGTCCATGATGGAGATTTAATGGAATTCTTATTTAATGTATAA
- a CDS encoding leucyl aminopeptidase → MSFNCVKKVENDYDKYVLVSTTGKINLPDYLDKKSKDLAKAVIEKNEFTAKASEKLAMTLVNNKKVIDFIIVGLGDKAKLDCKNIRQYLFDTLKNETGKVLLSFANEELDNMDIVAEVVEHINYTFDKYISKKKDKFLEVSYLTDKKVPKLIEGYELGKISNIVKDLINEQAEVMTPKALADKAVELGKQFGFQAEIMDEKKIQKLGMNAYLGVARAAHHRPYLIVMRYKGDEKSKYTHGLVGKGLTYDTGGLSLKPTDSMLTMRCDMGGAGTMMGVMCAVAKMKVKKNVTCVIAACENSIGPNAYRPGDILTAMNGKTIEITNTDAEGRLTLADALTYIVRKEKVDEVIDAATLTGAVMVALGEDVTGVFTNNDEMAKEIISASNNWNEYFWQMPMFDIFKKNFKSPYADMQNSGTRWGGSTNAAKFLEEFIDDIKWTHLDIAGTAWASGANPYYSQKGATGQVFKTVFSYLKNSKN, encoded by the coding sequence ATGAGTTTTAATTGTGTAAAAAAAGTTGAAAACGATTATGATAAGTATGTACTTGTAAGTACTACAGGTAAAATAAATCTACCTGATTATCTAGACAAAAAGAGTAAAGACCTTGCTAAAGCTGTTATTGAAAAAAATGAATTCACAGCAAAGGCATCTGAAAAATTAGCAATGACATTAGTAAATAATAAAAAGGTTATAGATTTTATAATAGTTGGTTTAGGAGATAAAGCTAAATTAGATTGTAAAAATATAAGACAATATCTTTTTGATACTTTAAAAAATGAAACAGGAAAAGTTCTATTAAGTTTTGCTAATGAAGAATTAGACAATATGGATATTGTTGCTGAAGTAGTTGAACATATCAACTATACATTTGATAAATATATTTCTAAGAAAAAAGATAAATTCTTAGAAGTTTCTTATTTAACAGACAAAAAAGTTCCTAAATTAATAGAAGGTTATGAACTTGGTAAAATTTCTAATATTGTAAAAGATTTAATCAATGAACAAGCAGAAGTTATGACACCAAAAGCACTTGCTGACAAGGCTGTTGAACTTGGTAAACAATTCGGTTTCCAAGCTGAAATAATGGATGAAAAGAAAATTCAAAAATTAGGAATGAATGCTTATCTTGGTGTTGCAAGAGCAGCTCATCACAGACCTTATCTTATAGTTATGAGATATAAAGGAGATGAAAAATCTAAATATACTCATGGTTTAGTAGGAAAAGGACTTACTTATGATACAGGAGGTCTATCTTTAAAACCTACTGATAGCATGCTTACTATGAGATGTGACATGGGTGGAGCAGGAACTATGATGGGAGTTATGTGTGCTGTTGCTAAAATGAAAGTTAAAAAGAATGTAACTTGTGTTATAGCTGCTTGTGAAAACTCTATAGGACCTAATGCTTACAGACCTGGTGATATCTTAACTGCTATGAATGGAAAAACTATAGAAATTACAAACACTGATGCTGAAGGAAGATTAACTCTAGCTGATGCTTTAACTTATATAGTTAGAAAAGAAAAAGTTGATGAAGTTATAGATGCTGCAACTTTAACAGGAGCTGTTATGGTAGCTCTTGGTGAAGATGTAACAGGAGTATTTACTAACAACGATGAAATGGCAAAAGAAATCATTTCAGCTTCAAATAATTGGAATGAATATTTCTGGCAAATGCCTATGTTTGATATCTTCAAAAAGAATTTTAAATCACCTTATGCCGACATGCAAAATAGTGGTACTAGATGGGGTGGCTCAACAAATGCGGCTAAATTCTTAGAAGAATTTATTGATGATATAAAATGGACTCACTTAGATATAGCAGGAACTGCTTGGGCTAGTGGAGCTA